The following proteins are co-located in the Shouchella hunanensis genome:
- the accC gene encoding acetyl-CoA carboxylase biotin carboxylase subunit, translating into MIKRVLIANRGEIAVRIIRACKELGIETVAVFSEADADALHVQLADEAFCIGPTASTKSYLNFTNLMSVATLTETDAIHPGYGFLSENANFAEICGDCNITFIGPSPSAISKMGTKDVARETMKAAGVPVVPGSEGIIESFEDAQQVVEKIGYPVIIKATAGGGGKGIRVARDEKELKSGISVTQQEAATAFGNPGVYLEKYIEDFRHVEIQVLADNFGNTIHLGERDCSIQRRLQKLVEETPSPAITPEKRAEMGAAAVAAAKAVEYSGAGTVEFIFDHHTGSYYFMEMNTRIQVEHPVTEMVTGIDLVKEQIRIANNEKLRVKQEDITFKGWSIECRINAENPLKNFMPSPGTIQEYLAPGGFGVRVDSAAYPGYRISPFYDSMIAKVITHGETRDEAIAKMKRALEEFEIDGVDTTIPFHLHLFNHEKFVSGDFNTKFIEDYEVIPTKQS; encoded by the coding sequence ATGATAAAACGAGTATTGATTGCAAATAGAGGAGAAATAGCGGTACGTATTATTCGAGCCTGTAAAGAGCTCGGAATTGAAACAGTTGCAGTGTTTTCTGAAGCCGATGCGGATGCATTGCACGTCCAATTAGCGGATGAAGCTTTTTGTATCGGACCAACCGCGTCAACAAAAAGCTACTTGAACTTCACGAACTTAATGAGCGTTGCGACATTAACTGAAACAGATGCGATTCATCCCGGTTACGGCTTTTTATCCGAGAATGCCAATTTTGCAGAGATATGTGGGGATTGCAACATTACATTTATCGGTCCGAGTCCGTCAGCCATTAGTAAAATGGGGACAAAAGATGTAGCAAGAGAGACGATGAAAGCTGCTGGAGTTCCAGTAGTGCCTGGTTCAGAAGGAATCATTGAGTCGTTTGAGGATGCCCAACAAGTTGTTGAAAAAATTGGCTATCCAGTCATTATTAAAGCAACGGCTGGCGGAGGCGGAAAAGGTATCCGCGTTGCGCGTGATGAAAAAGAGTTGAAATCGGGAATCTCCGTAACCCAGCAAGAGGCAGCCACGGCTTTCGGTAATCCGGGTGTTTATCTAGAAAAGTATATAGAAGATTTTCGACATGTAGAAATACAAGTATTAGCTGATAATTTCGGGAATACCATTCACTTAGGTGAACGTGATTGCTCGATCCAAAGAAGACTTCAGAAGTTAGTAGAGGAAACCCCATCTCCAGCCATTACGCCTGAAAAACGTGCAGAAATGGGAGCGGCAGCTGTTGCTGCTGCAAAAGCTGTTGAGTATTCAGGAGCTGGAACGGTTGAATTTATATTTGATCACCATACAGGCAGTTATTATTTCATGGAAATGAACACCCGTATTCAAGTAGAGCACCCTGTGACAGAAATGGTGACGGGAATTGACTTGGTGAAAGAACAAATTCGAATTGCCAACAACGAAAAACTTCGTGTTAAACAAGAAGATATTACGTTTAAAGGTTGGTCAATTGAATGTCGTATTAACGCTGAAAATCCGCTTAAAAACTTCATGCCTTCACCTGGAACGATTCAAGAGTATCTTGCTCCTGGTGGCTTTGGTGTAAGAGTCGATTCGGCAGCTTATCCTGGTTATCGAATTAGCCCATTTTATGACTCTATGATTGCTAAAGTCATTACCCACGGTGAAACAAGAGACGAAGCGATTGCGAAGATGAAGCGAGCGCTTGAAGAATTTGAAATTGATGGCGTTGATACGACGATTCCATTTCATTTACATTTGTTTAATCATGAAAAGTTTGTTTCTGGAGATTTCAATACGAAATTTATTGAAGACTATGAAGTCATACCTACTAAACAATCGTAA
- the accB gene encoding acetyl-CoA carboxylase biotin carboxyl carrier protein has protein sequence MLKVEEIKTLIDALHQSSVNELELEQENVKLSLKKQVATQVSEQTVQAVAPATTTNQAPTQVQEAPKTEPAAEPVQENKNLITVTSPMVGTFYAAPSPDADPYVQEGDTVDEDTVVCIVEAMKLMNPIVSEAKGKIVEIVAENGELVEYGQPLMVVERQ, from the coding sequence GTGTTAAAAGTAGAAGAAATTAAAACCTTAATAGATGCATTACATCAATCTTCCGTAAATGAGCTTGAGTTAGAACAAGAGAATGTGAAACTATCATTGAAAAAGCAAGTAGCGACCCAAGTGAGTGAACAAACTGTACAAGCTGTTGCACCAGCTACAACAACGAATCAAGCACCTACACAAGTACAAGAGGCTCCAAAAACAGAGCCAGCTGCTGAACCGGTTCAGGAAAACAAAAACCTTATTACGGTTACCTCTCCAATGGTGGGAACGTTTTACGCAGCTCCTTCACCGGACGCAGATCCATACGTACAAGAAGGCGATACAGTTGATGAAGATACGGTTGTTTGTATCGTAGAAGCGATGAAATTAATGAATCCAATTGTTTCTGAAGCAAAAGGGAAAATCGTCGAGATTGTTGCTGAAAATGGAGAACTAGTAGAATACGGGCAGCCGTTAATGGTTGTTGAACGTCAATAG
- a CDS encoding SpoIIIAH-like family protein, whose translation MVLKKQTVWLLTMLSLMLVLGTYYVLNDSGEEATSNNLLEEAEQVLDGLNEEDANEELLSQVSGSDTMTEARLKREEVRLKEAEEVSREAASSETTAEEKVAANDRALEVLAVTDVEEQLEELIKEIGYSDALVQTGDNKIEILVQADALSKTEALAIMSLAREELSLTDQDQVYVKHGE comes from the coding sequence ATGGTCTTGAAAAAACAAACAGTATGGCTACTAACAATGTTATCTCTAATGCTCGTATTAGGAACGTACTATGTGTTAAATGATTCTGGTGAGGAAGCAACGTCAAATAATCTACTAGAAGAAGCTGAACAAGTACTGGACGGGCTGAACGAAGAAGATGCAAATGAGGAGTTGTTAAGCCAAGTATCTGGCAGCGATACGATGACTGAGGCTCGTTTAAAGCGTGAAGAAGTTCGATTAAAAGAAGCAGAAGAGGTTAGTCGTGAAGCTGCAAGTTCAGAAACAACAGCAGAAGAAAAAGTTGCTGCGAATGATCGTGCGCTTGAAGTACTAGCTGTGACAGATGTGGAAGAGCAATTAGAGGAATTAATTAAGGAAATTGGCTACTCAGATGCACTTGTTCAAACGGGAGATAATAAAATTGAGATATTGGTTCAAGCAGACGCGCTTTCAAAAACTGAAGCGCTAGCCATTATGTCACTTGCTCGTGAAGAGTTAAGTTTGACGGATCAAGACCAAGTTTATGTAAAGCACGGAGAATAA
- the spoIIIAG gene encoding stage III sporulation protein AG: MGELNNEAKDTDWFKKWLPKQPDKKKRNISPRYLLLLGGIGVLFMLLGQLYQPAQEDLPAVAPEEEDATPVFAKEAERNSMEDYEMRYENELRDLLTEIVGVNAVSVTVNLAESERHVYEKNVRIGKQTTSETDREGGTRQVEDVQEEESVVIIRNGDKEEPLVSSTEKPSVAGVLVVAEGVENIQVKAFVVEAVTRLLDVAPHRVSVLPRKIEEE; this comes from the coding sequence ATGGGTGAATTGAATAATGAAGCAAAAGATACAGACTGGTTTAAGAAATGGTTACCGAAGCAGCCGGATAAAAAAAAACGGAACATTTCGCCCAGGTATCTGTTGCTCTTAGGCGGTATTGGCGTACTCTTCATGCTTTTAGGTCAACTGTATCAACCAGCTCAAGAGGATCTCCCTGCTGTAGCCCCAGAAGAAGAGGACGCAACACCAGTATTTGCAAAAGAAGCTGAGAGGAACTCGATGGAAGATTATGAAATGCGCTACGAAAACGAGTTAAGAGATCTATTAACGGAAATTGTTGGAGTGAATGCAGTATCCGTAACCGTTAATTTAGCGGAATCTGAACGACATGTGTATGAAAAGAATGTGCGCATAGGTAAACAAACAACTTCAGAAACCGATCGAGAAGGTGGGACACGCCAAGTAGAAGATGTTCAAGAAGAAGAGTCTGTTGTCATTATCCGTAATGGCGATAAAGAAGAGCCTTTAGTGAGCTCAACAGAAAAACCCTCCGTTGCGGGCGTTCTTGTTGTGGCGGAAGGAGTGGAAAACATTCAAGTAAAAGCATTTGTTGTAGAAGCGGTTACACGCTTATTGGATGTTGCCCCCCATCGCGTATCGGTATTACCTAGAAAAATCGAGGAGGAATAA
- the spoIIIAF gene encoding stage III sporulation protein AF — MTYINEWITSIVIIILLAVVLEMALPNTKLKNYVKITMSLLLLLFLLQPVLNIFYEDPDEWLNEVIQQTISEEINVEEEINSQKKDIERFFDAYTSEQVAVQLKDQANGDLKKEEDLMVTDLSIIQDNNGEFTQIEVVVVPYQEEERTSTSRTDEVEPVSIMIGETESKEDAVSYEEQDVISMLADIWGVPSSVITLKEEGGWVN, encoded by the coding sequence ATGACGTATATAAACGAATGGATAACATCGATCGTTATCATTATTCTTCTAGCGGTTGTATTGGAAATGGCTTTACCGAACACCAAATTAAAGAACTACGTAAAAATCACAATGAGTTTACTTTTACTCCTTTTTTTGCTCCAACCAGTTCTGAACATATTCTACGAAGATCCAGATGAATGGCTAAATGAAGTCATACAGCAAACGATTTCAGAGGAAATAAATGTAGAAGAAGAAATAAATTCGCAAAAAAAAGATATAGAACGGTTCTTTGATGCATATACATCTGAACAAGTGGCTGTCCAATTAAAAGACCAAGCAAATGGAGACTTGAAAAAAGAAGAAGACCTCATGGTCACGGACCTTTCCATCATTCAAGATAACAACGGAGAATTCACACAGATTGAAGTAGTTGTTGTTCCTTATCAAGAAGAAGAACGTACAAGCACATCTCGGACAGATGAGGTAGAGCCAGTTTCAATTATGATTGGCGAAACCGAATCTAAGGAAGATGCGGTTTCTTATGAGGAGCAAGATGTGATTTCGATGTTAGCGGACATTTGGGGAGTGCCGAGTTCAGTCATAACGCTAAAAGAGGAAGGGGGATGGGTGAATTGA
- the spoIIIAE gene encoding stage III sporulation protein AE: MKGKLVFVATMLMLFITFNVERVSAEEEDPTQALHDLVEEQIDILKMDEIQVFWNEIVDEYGGFLPESQKGSLTDFLTGEKTFDVKEWFIGFIKYLLHELVLNGKLLGMILLLTIFSYILQSFQSAFEQHTVSKTAYAVTLLVLCMIAMNGFHSAMTYAIEAIDAMIHFSIALLPMLLALMASLGGLSSSALFHPVIIFLVHTSGILVKTFVLPMLFISAVLGIVSTFTDDYKVTRLSNLFRVLSLGLLGVFMTVFLGAVSVQGTTAAAADGLTLRAAKFIAGNFIPVVGRMFTDATDTVMSASLLLKNTIGMSGLIMLLAICAFPALKVLSIALIFQLSAAVLQPLGNGAIIDCLAIIGKAVLYIFAAMALIGFMFFLAITIMVAASNIAFMMR, translated from the coding sequence ATGAAAGGTAAACTGGTTTTTGTTGCCACCATGCTTATGCTCTTTATCACCTTTAACGTTGAAAGGGTTTCTGCGGAAGAAGAGGACCCAACACAAGCCCTTCATGACTTAGTAGAGGAACAGATTGATATTCTGAAAATGGATGAGATACAAGTTTTCTGGAATGAAATCGTTGATGAATACGGCGGTTTTTTGCCAGAGAGTCAGAAAGGTTCTCTAACTGATTTTTTAACTGGTGAGAAAACGTTTGATGTTAAAGAATGGTTTATCGGCTTCATTAAATATTTGCTTCATGAACTTGTTTTAAATGGGAAATTGCTTGGTATGATCTTGCTTTTAACCATCTTTTCATACATTTTACAGTCGTTTCAAAGTGCGTTTGAGCAGCACACGGTAAGCAAAACAGCGTATGCGGTTACGCTCCTTGTACTGTGTATGATTGCAATGAATGGCTTTCATAGTGCGATGACTTATGCCATTGAAGCGATTGACGCTATGATTCACTTTTCAATAGCGCTCTTGCCAATGTTGCTCGCATTAATGGCTTCTCTCGGTGGGCTATCGAGTTCAGCACTTTTTCATCCGGTTATCATATTTTTAGTGCATACGAGTGGTATCTTAGTCAAAACATTTGTATTGCCAATGTTGTTTATCTCTGCTGTTCTTGGAATCGTGAGTACGTTTACAGACGATTACAAAGTGACGCGCTTATCGAATCTCTTTCGAGTGCTATCGCTAGGCTTGCTCGGCGTATTTATGACGGTCTTTCTAGGCGCTGTGTCTGTTCAAGGCACAACAGCAGCAGCTGCAGATGGTCTCACACTCCGAGCCGCAAAATTTATTGCAGGCAACTTCATCCCGGTTGTTGGACGGATGTTTACAGACGCAACGGACACGGTTATGAGCGCATCCTTATTACTGAAAAATACAATCGGCATGAGCGGTTTAATTATGCTGCTGGCGATTTGTGCGTTTCCAGCTTTAAAGGTTCTTTCCATTGCATTGATTTTCCAACTTTCCGCTGCCGTGCTACAACCTCTTGGAAATGGCGCAATTATTGATTGCTTAGCCATCATTGGCAAAGCTGTTTTGTATATATTTGCTGCAATGGCGTTAATCGGCTTTATGTTTTTCTTAGCAATCACGATTATGGTTGCTGCAAGCAATATTGCCTTCATGATGCGATGA
- the spoIIIAD gene encoding stage III sporulation protein AD → MEIIQIVGLGLIATFLALIVKEQKPVFAFLLTLFVGSLIFLFLLDEIASVIQLINDLAVQANIHTVYLQTILKIIGIAYIAEFGAQISRDAGQAAIASKIELAGKIFILVLAIPIIKAVIEMILALLPS, encoded by the coding sequence ATTGAAATTATACAAATTGTTGGTTTGGGTCTTATCGCCACGTTCTTAGCTTTAATTGTGAAAGAGCAAAAGCCTGTTTTTGCATTTTTGCTAACGCTGTTTGTCGGCTCACTCATTTTCTTATTTTTACTCGACGAGATAGCCAGTGTTATTCAATTAATTAATGATTTAGCTGTACAAGCAAATATTCACACAGTTTATTTACAAACGATTTTAAAAATAATTGGGATTGCCTATATAGCAGAATTTGGTGCTCAAATTTCACGGGATGCTGGTCAAGCGGCTATAGCGAGTAAAATTGAATTAGCAGGGAAAATTTTTATTCTTGTCCTCGCGATTCCAATCATTAAAGCAGTGATTGAAATGATTCTCGCTTTACTCCCATCGTAA
- the spoIIIAC gene encoding stage III sporulation protein AC produces the protein MAYDVNTIFQIAGIGIIVAMLHTVLKQMGKEDWAHWVTLIGFVVVLYMVATIVDDLFQKIRSVFLFQA, from the coding sequence GTGGCCTATGATGTAAATACCATTTTTCAAATAGCAGGGATCGGCATTATTGTAGCGATGTTGCATACAGTTCTTAAACAAATGGGGAAAGAAGACTGGGCCCATTGGGTGACGTTAATTGGTTTTGTTGTTGTTCTCTATATGGTTGCAACCATTGTAGATGATTTGTTTCAAAAAATAAGAAGCGTTTTCTTATTCCAAGCTTAG
- the spoIIIAB gene encoding stage III sporulation protein SpoIIIAB — translation MRWLGALLIVCCTTAYGFYQARLLKERPQHIRQLRSALQSLEAEIVYGQTPLAKASINISKQLNGPVAALFASFSLKLTERKATANEAWEAAVEETWKSLSLKEKEKEVLLQFGATIGTMDRNHQQKQLKLTQTHLERDEEEARGLQERYEKMYKTLGVLAGLLIIILMM, via the coding sequence ATGAGATGGCTAGGAGCGCTTCTTATTGTTTGCTGTACGACAGCTTACGGATTTTATCAGGCACGACTTCTTAAAGAACGTCCGCAGCATATCCGGCAGTTGCGGTCAGCACTACAATCTCTTGAAGCAGAGATCGTATATGGACAAACACCTTTAGCAAAGGCATCCATTAATATTTCCAAGCAACTAAATGGCCCTGTTGCCGCGTTATTTGCATCTTTTTCACTAAAGCTAACCGAACGAAAAGCTACTGCCAATGAAGCATGGGAAGCGGCCGTTGAGGAGACATGGAAATCCCTATCTTTGAAAGAAAAAGAAAAGGAAGTCTTGCTTCAATTTGGTGCGACTATCGGGACAATGGATAGAAACCATCAGCAAAAGCAGTTGAAATTAACGCAAACTCATTTAGAAAGAGACGAAGAAGAAGCAAGAGGTCTTCAAGAAAGGTATGAAAAAATGTACAAAACATTAGGTGTGTTAGCAGGTTTATTAATTATCATTCTAATGATGTAG
- the spoIIIAA gene encoding stage III sporulation protein AA — translation MQSILNLLPQHVEAYVTQAMKTNKSIEEIRLRINQPVECLFSNKTLFSSTFFTEEDANMFLNQLSAYSLYAFEEELQKGYITIEGGHRVGLAGKTILDNGKVKTIRPIRSFNIRVAKQKLGVSNKLVAELYDGKNGWRNTLIIGAPQTGKTTLLRDLARNVSTGTATIPASKVAVVDERSEIAGCMNGTPQHDLGSRTDVLDGCPKAEGMMMMIRSMSPQVMIVDEIGREEDAQAILEARHAGVVIMATAHGYSFEEIAKRPIFKQLLKEQAFDRVIEVGRTPYPGAVSKIRIPSLVYQR, via the coding sequence ATGCAGTCAATTTTGAACTTGCTGCCTCAACACGTGGAGGCTTATGTTACACAAGCGATGAAAACGAACAAAAGTATAGAAGAGATCCGCTTACGTATTAATCAGCCGGTTGAATGCTTGTTTTCGAATAAGACGTTATTTTCTTCCACTTTCTTTACAGAAGAAGATGCAAATATGTTTCTAAATCAACTTAGTGCGTACTCGCTATACGCATTTGAAGAGGAGCTTCAAAAGGGTTATATCACTATTGAAGGCGGGCACCGGGTAGGGTTAGCTGGAAAAACGATTTTGGATAATGGAAAAGTAAAAACGATTCGTCCTATTCGTTCTTTTAATATTCGAGTTGCAAAACAAAAGCTAGGTGTATCAAATAAGCTTGTGGCTGAGCTTTATGACGGAAAAAACGGCTGGCGCAATACATTAATTATTGGCGCCCCACAAACAGGAAAAACAACATTATTACGTGATCTAGCCAGAAATGTTAGTACAGGAACAGCAACCATTCCGGCGAGTAAAGTAGCGGTTGTGGATGAACGTTCAGAAATAGCTGGTTGTATGAATGGTACACCCCAACACGACTTAGGTTCACGAACAGATGTATTAGATGGTTGCCCAAAGGCAGAAGGTATGATGATGATGATTCGCTCCATGTCTCCGCAAGTGATGATCGTCGACGAAATTGGAAGAGAAGAAGATGCTCAAGCCATTCTTGAAGCGAGACATGCTGGAGTTGTCATCATGGCAACTGCTCATGGGTACTCATTTGAAGAGATAGCGAAACGGCCAATTTTTAAACAACTTCTTAAAGAGCAAGCGTTTGATCGTGTTATTGAAGTTGGACGAACACCATATCCAGGTGCCGTTAGCAAAATACGCATTCCTTCATTGGTTTATCAACGATGA
- a CDS encoding shikimate kinase has protein sequence MNNLPLIERNIVLVGFMGVGKTTVGRLLAQKLYRDFIDIDAEIEHAQGMSIPDLFRKHGEPYFREIEKEHVLHASASRMKVISLGGGAFTQEAIRNYCLKHCLVIFLDIRFDSWKDRIHMLTGNRPILEGKSVEELEDLYTSRQQAYALNHSQMTTDSLTADEIASYLKESLITAYELEK, from the coding sequence GTGAATAATTTGCCTTTAATTGAAAGAAACATCGTTCTCGTTGGATTTATGGGTGTAGGGAAGACAACGGTTGGACGTTTACTTGCCCAAAAGCTTTATCGAGATTTTATTGATATTGATGCAGAAATTGAGCATGCGCAAGGGATGTCTATTCCCGATTTATTCCGGAAACATGGAGAACCATATTTTCGCGAAATAGAAAAAGAACACGTGCTTCATGCTAGCGCTTCAAGAATGAAAGTCATTTCTCTAGGCGGTGGTGCGTTTACACAAGAAGCAATTCGCAACTACTGTTTAAAACATTGCCTGGTTATCTTTTTGGACATACGTTTTGATTCTTGGAAAGATCGCATTCATATGCTCACCGGTAACCGTCCCATTTTAGAAGGAAAATCAGTAGAAGAATTAGAAGACCTTTACACATCAAGACAACAAGCCTATGCACTAAATCATTCACAAATGACTACAGACTCGTTAACAGCAGATGAAATCGCAAGCTATTTAAAAGAGTCATTAATTACTGCATATGAATTAGAAAAATAA
- the efp gene encoding elongation factor P has product MISVNDFKTGLTIEVDNGIWQVMEFQHVKPGKGAAFVRSKLRNLRTGAVQERTFRAGEKVAKAHIENRRMQYLYESGDMHTFMDNETYEQLELPTKQIEHELKFLKENMEVHVITFASETLGVEVPNTVTLEVTETEPGIKGDTASGGTKPATVETGLTVQVPFFVNQGDKLIIDTRNSSYVSRA; this is encoded by the coding sequence ATGATATCAGTTAATGATTTTAAAACAGGTTTAACGATTGAAGTAGATAATGGTATCTGGCAAGTGATGGAGTTTCAACACGTAAAACCAGGTAAAGGAGCTGCATTTGTACGGTCAAAATTGCGTAACTTGCGTACTGGTGCTGTCCAAGAACGGACGTTTCGCGCTGGAGAAAAAGTAGCGAAAGCGCACATTGAAAATCGCCGTATGCAGTACTTGTATGAAAGTGGCGATATGCATACGTTTATGGATAATGAAACGTATGAGCAGCTAGAGCTTCCAACAAAGCAAATTGAACATGAACTGAAGTTTTTGAAAGAAAACATGGAAGTACATGTTATTACATTTGCAAGTGAAACTTTAGGCGTAGAAGTACCGAACACGGTGACGTTAGAAGTGACTGAAACAGAACCGGGAATTAAAGGCGATACTGCTTCAGGTGGAACAAAGCCGGCTACAGTGGAAACGGGTTTAACTGTTCAAGTGCCTTTCTTTGTTAACCAAGGGGATAAGCTTATTATTGATACGAGAAACTCTTCTTATGTATCAAGAGCGTAG